The Methanocella sp. genome includes a window with the following:
- a CDS encoding (Fe-S)-binding protein, whose amino-acid sequence MIQDHIEDIIKCTRCGRCTALCPIHDELGWESTSSRGRMLLARALAEGAQPSEAMKRSFYTCLTCSICTSTCPSGAKPDEVMEAARREMIGRGASPPYYDTILENITKHGNSLGDPGPRNAWVPEEMRLKGKTDIIYWVGCLTSYRQQQAALANLKILSRFGARVLDDERCCGSPLLRLGGDSPALEHNMNEICMSGAKMLVTGCAGCYKTLKESLGIEVLHATQFVARHIDELPLKRLPYRVSYHDPCHLGRCMKVYDEPREIIKRICEFEEMATSRQNARCCGGGGGVRRGYGDLARSVARKRLSEAPENIDYIITACPMCNANLRDAGGKTLDISELVLMSLI is encoded by the coding sequence ATGATCCAGGATCACATCGAGGACATCATCAAGTGCACAAGATGCGGCCGATGCACGGCGCTATGCCCGATTCACGATGAACTGGGCTGGGAGTCGACCAGCTCCCGGGGCCGGATGCTGCTCGCCCGGGCGCTGGCGGAGGGAGCGCAGCCCTCTGAGGCCATGAAAAGGTCGTTCTACACCTGCCTCACGTGCTCCATATGCACCTCGACCTGCCCCTCGGGGGCAAAGCCCGACGAGGTCATGGAAGCGGCCCGGCGCGAGATGATCGGGCGGGGCGCATCGCCGCCATATTACGATACCATCCTCGAGAATATCACGAAGCACGGGAACTCCCTGGGCGATCCTGGCCCCAGGAACGCATGGGTGCCGGAAGAGATGAGGCTGAAGGGTAAAACGGACATCATATACTGGGTCGGCTGCCTAACCTCCTACAGGCAGCAGCAGGCCGCCCTGGCGAATTTAAAGATATTAAGCCGCTTTGGGGCCCGGGTGCTCGACGACGAGCGGTGCTGCGGCTCGCCGCTGCTCCGCCTGGGCGGCGACTCGCCGGCTCTCGAGCACAATATGAATGAAATATGCATGAGCGGCGCGAAGATGCTGGTCACCGGGTGCGCCGGGTGCTATAAGACGCTGAAGGAGAGCCTGGGCATCGAGGTGCTCCACGCGACGCAGTTCGTCGCGCGGCACATCGACGAGCTGCCGCTCAAGCGGCTCCCGTACAGGGTGAGCTATCACGACCCCTGCCACCTGGGCAGGTGTATGAAAGTTTATGATGAACCCCGCGAAATAATCAAGCGCATCTGCGAGTTCGAGGAGATGGCCACGTCGCGGCAGAACGCCCGCTGCTGCGGGGGCGGAGGAGGCGTACGCCGCGGCTACGGGGACCTGGCCAGAAGTGTCGCGAGGAAAAGGCTCTCGGAGGCCCCCGAGAATATCGATTACATCATTACGGCATGCCCCATGTGCAACGCGAACCTACGGGACGCGGGCGGCAAGACGCTCGACATCTCGGAGCTGGTGTTAATGTCGCTGATCTAG
- a CDS encoding adenylosuccinate synthetase, with amino-acid sequence MVSTIVVGGFFGDEGKGKIVAHIAYAEHPSIIARGGVGPNAGHTVFKDGVKYGVRMVPSGFVYDKARLLIGAGVLVDPVVLDREVKLLECGDRIGVDYRCSIIEEKHIEEDRNTERLAKKIGTTGTGCGPANKERVMRSAKQAADVDSLKKYLTDVSQECNAALDRGENIIIEGSQGFGISLYYGTYPFVTSKDTSASSLAADVGVGPTRIDEVVVVFKAFPTRVGEGPFETEMTPEEAQKRGIAEFGTVTGRARRIGYWDPKMARYSAMINGATQAAITGLDRIDPLVKGVSDYDKLTGKVKDFVKQAEKDAGVPFTLLSTGPGQNDIVDLRDYKK; translated from the coding sequence ATGGTTTCGACCATCGTTGTGGGTGGGTTTTTTGGCGACGAAGGCAAGGGCAAGATCGTTGCCCACATCGCCTATGCGGAGCACCCCTCCATCATCGCGAGGGGAGGCGTGGGCCCGAACGCCGGACACACCGTCTTCAAGGATGGGGTCAAGTACGGGGTCCGCATGGTCCCCTCAGGATTCGTTTACGATAAAGCGCGTCTTTTAATCGGCGCCGGCGTCCTCGTCGACCCGGTCGTCCTGGACCGCGAAGTCAAGCTTTTAGAGTGCGGCGACCGCATCGGCGTCGATTATCGCTGCTCCATCATCGAGGAGAAGCACATCGAGGAGGACAGGAACACCGAGCGCCTGGCCAAGAAGATCGGCACCACGGGCACCGGCTGCGGGCCGGCCAACAAGGAGCGCGTCATGCGCAGCGCAAAGCAGGCCGCGGACGTGGATTCCCTTAAAAAATACCTCACCGACGTGTCCCAGGAGTGCAACGCCGCCCTGGACCGAGGCGAGAACATCATCATCGAGGGCTCCCAGGGTTTTGGAATTTCTCTGTATTATGGCACTTATCCCTTCGTCACGTCGAAGGACACCTCAGCCTCCTCGCTGGCGGCCGACGTTGGCGTCGGGCCCACGAGGATCGACGAAGTGGTCGTCGTCTTCAAGGCGTTCCCGACCCGGGTCGGTGAGGGCCCCTTCGAGACGGAGATGACCCCCGAAGAGGCTCAAAAGCGAGGCATCGCCGAATTCGGCACCGTCACCGGAAGGGCCCGGCGCATCGGCTACTGGGACCCGAAGATGGCCCGCTACTCGGCCATGATCAACGGTGCCACCCAGGCGGCCATCACAGGCCTGGACAGGATCGACCCCCTGGTGAAGGGAGTCAGCGACTACGATAAGCTTACCGGGAAGGTCAAGGACTTCGTGAAGCAGGCCGAGAAGGACGCGGGCGTGCCGTTCACGCTGCTGTCCACGGGCCCTGGCCAGAACGATATCGTGGACCTTCGCGACTATAAGAAGTGA
- the larA gene encoding nickel-dependent lactate racemase — MTTVDLKYGKGHFEVNVPDENLAGIILPKELTGVKDEQAEIRRALESPIGSPKLREKVKAGMKVVVIISDATRPCPSYKFLPILLDEINAGGVPDKDITVVIALGSHRNSTPEEQKALMGPAYGRVRNVDHDRHDCKYIGTSSFGHRIEIFREVVDADFIVCTGNTEYHYFAGYSGGVKAVLPGCASHDTIEVNHAMMVSPKAETGRLDGPIRQEIDEVPGMLKIGFLLDVVLNSKKEIVAAVAGDVMKAHREGVKYVDSMYSVNVQKADIVITSAGGYPKDINMYQAQKAMDNCKHAVRNGGTMILVARCQECLGNDVFACWVDEATTIEAQARRMDEHFELGGHKASVIAKTAMKCEIDLISEIPEETVRKMFVIPAKSPQEALEDALKKHGPGAKVLVSPFGGMVLPKPLE, encoded by the coding sequence ATGACGACAGTCGATCTGAAATACGGGAAAGGCCACTTTGAAGTGAACGTGCCCGACGAGAATTTAGCGGGGATCATCCTGCCAAAGGAGCTTACGGGCGTCAAGGACGAGCAGGCGGAGATACGGCGGGCACTGGAGAGCCCGATCGGCTCGCCGAAGCTCCGGGAAAAGGTGAAGGCGGGCATGAAGGTCGTGGTTATCATCAGCGACGCGACCCGGCCCTGCCCCTCGTACAAATTCCTGCCCATCCTGCTGGACGAGATCAACGCCGGCGGCGTCCCCGATAAGGACATCACCGTGGTCATCGCGCTGGGCAGCCACCGGAACTCCACGCCGGAGGAGCAGAAGGCGCTCATGGGCCCGGCCTACGGCCGCGTCCGGAACGTCGACCACGACAGGCACGACTGCAAGTACATCGGCACCTCAAGCTTCGGCCACCGCATCGAGATATTCAGGGAGGTCGTGGACGCCGACTTCATCGTGTGCACGGGGAACACCGAGTACCACTATTTTGCGGGCTATTCGGGTGGCGTCAAGGCCGTACTGCCCGGGTGCGCGAGCCACGATACCATAGAGGTCAACCACGCGATGATGGTCAGCCCGAAGGCCGAGACGGGACGGCTGGACGGCCCGATACGCCAGGAAATCGACGAGGTCCCCGGCATGCTGAAGATAGGATTTTTACTCGACGTGGTGCTCAACAGCAAGAAAGAGATCGTCGCGGCGGTCGCAGGGGACGTCATGAAGGCCCACCGGGAGGGCGTCAAGTACGTGGACAGCATGTACAGTGTCAATGTGCAAAAGGCCGACATCGTCATCACCAGCGCCGGCGGTTACCCCAAGGACATCAACATGTACCAGGCGCAGAAGGCCATGGATAACTGCAAGCACGCCGTCCGGAACGGCGGCACGATGATCCTCGTGGCCCGGTGCCAGGAATGTCTGGGCAACGACGTGTTCGCCTGCTGGGTGGACGAGGCCACGACAATAGAAGCACAGGCCCGGCGCATGGACGAGCATTTCGAGCTCGGCGGCCATAAGGCGTCCGTCATCGCGAAGACCGCGATGAAGTGCGAAATAGACCTCATCTCCGAGATACCGGAAGAGACTGTGCGCAAGATGTTCGTCATCCCTGCGAAGTCGCCCCAGGAAGCCCTGGAAGACGCCCTGAAGAAGCATGGCCCGGGGGCGAAAGTGCTGGTGTCTCCGTTCGGCGGCATGGTGTTGCCAAAGCCGCTCGAATAA
- a CDS encoding methytransferase partner Trm112 has translation MKKDLMDILCCPVCKGDLELTVKKESGPEVIEGTLHCKKCNENYPIEDGIPNLLPPELR, from the coding sequence ATGAAAAAAGACCTGATGGACATCCTGTGCTGCCCTGTATGTAAGGGCGACCTGGAGCTGACTGTTAAAAAAGAGAGCGGCCCAGAAGTGATCGAGGGCACGCTCCACTGCAAGAAGTGTAACGAAAACTACCCAATAGAGGACGGCATACCTAATTTACTGCCGCCCGAGTTGCGATAG
- a CDS encoding FAD-binding oxidoreductase produces MFEELQAIVGPDRVTRDPGELYCYSFDSSYVRGNADFVVRPKSSEELAEIVKLAGRYGTPIVARGSASGLTGGSVPVKGGIVLDMTGMNRILELEIENLQVVIEPGIIHKDLNSELMKHGFFFPPDPGSSDMCTVGGLIANGGSGMHSVKYGTVKDYVLGLEVVLPNGDIINTGCKAPKTSSGYDLTHLFIGSEGTLGVVTKARLKIHPLPETRSILMATFGRIEDAGKAAVTVLSSGVIPAAMEIMDRSAIRAVKEIDPTLEVPDVDAMLLFEMDGYRESVKREVGQVCDACERCGGKTRVAKNKSEEERLWSARRLVGVAITRLNPGKVRVYEAEDIGVPIKDVPFMLKKIQEIGRKHGMSLVTYGHIGDGNLHTGIAINPRDEGEWKKVHAVKEDIYDVVLSLGGTLPAEHGVGIIRADYMARAHGKGYEVMKAIKRAVDPQNIMNPGKMGM; encoded by the coding sequence TTGTTCGAGGAGCTACAAGCCATCGTGGGCCCGGACCGGGTGACCCGGGACCCGGGGGAGCTATACTGTTATTCGTTCGACTCGTCATACGTCAGGGGTAACGCCGATTTCGTGGTAAGGCCAAAGAGCTCCGAAGAGCTCGCCGAAATAGTAAAGCTGGCCGGCAGATACGGTACGCCCATCGTGGCCCGGGGCTCGGCGAGCGGGCTGACCGGCGGCTCGGTGCCCGTGAAGGGCGGCATAGTCCTCGACATGACGGGCATGAACCGTATCCTGGAGCTGGAGATCGAGAACCTCCAGGTGGTCATCGAGCCGGGGATCATCCACAAGGACCTGAACAGTGAGCTCATGAAGCACGGCTTCTTCTTCCCCCCGGACCCCGGGAGCAGCGACATGTGCACCGTGGGCGGCCTCATCGCCAACGGGGGGAGCGGCATGCACTCCGTCAAATACGGCACGGTCAAAGACTATGTACTCGGCCTGGAGGTCGTGCTGCCCAACGGCGACATCATCAACACGGGCTGTAAGGCGCCTAAGACGTCCTCGGGCTACGATCTCACTCACCTTTTTATTGGCAGCGAGGGCACGCTGGGAGTCGTAACAAAAGCCCGCCTCAAGATCCACCCGCTCCCCGAGACGAGGTCCATTTTAATGGCCACGTTCGGCCGCATCGAGGACGCGGGGAAAGCGGCCGTGACGGTGCTATCCTCGGGCGTCATACCCGCGGCCATGGAGATCATGGACCGCAGCGCCATCAGAGCCGTAAAAGAGATCGACCCCACGCTGGAGGTACCGGACGTGGACGCCATGCTCCTGTTCGAGATGGACGGCTATCGTGAGAGCGTTAAAAGAGAAGTCGGCCAGGTCTGTGATGCCTGCGAGCGCTGCGGCGGAAAGACGCGGGTCGCTAAAAACAAGAGCGAGGAAGAGCGGCTCTGGTCGGCCAGGCGGCTCGTGGGCGTGGCCATTACCAGGCTGAACCCTGGCAAGGTCCGGGTCTATGAGGCCGAGGACATCGGGGTGCCCATCAAGGACGTGCCCTTCATGCTCAAGAAGATCCAGGAGATAGGGCGGAAACACGGCATGTCCCTGGTCACGTACGGCCACATAGGGGACGGCAACCTGCACACAGGCATCGCGATCAACCCCCGGGACGAGGGCGAGTGGAAGAAGGTCCACGCGGTCAAGGAGGATATCTACGACGTTGTCCTCAGCCTTGGCGGTACGCTGCCCGCCGAGCATGGCGTCGGCATTATACGGGCCGATTACATGGCGCGGGCCCATGGGAAAGGCTATGAGGTCATGAAGGCCATAAAAAGAGCGGTGGACCCGCAGAACATCATGAACCCCGGCAAGATGGGCATGTAA